The window GGTCGACTTCCACGTTCCTaggatatggaatgaaaattatagACTTCAGCGAAGGGGAAATTCAGACCAGGCGTAAGCTCGCCTCAGAGCTGCAGCGTACCGCACGGCCTAAAGTGACTGAAAACATCTTAATACCCGCCTGGGCTGATGAAAGGATAGCTGATACGGATAAGAGACTTGCTGTTGCGGTGGGGGTGCGGTAAGGATGTTTTTGACCCGCGCTGACCTCGGGCTATTGTTATAGGGggcgacctacagtttaacgtggactgcGAAACTTTGAATTTTTCGCGTGTACCAGTCACTGTAGGAAGCCACACCTCAACTCAGTCAGTGGAGCTGAGGAGTTATGATTTCGTAATAACGTGTTTCTTTTTGTTGCAGAGGGACGTTGACGAATCGACGAATGAGAACCACGTCAAGATGTGTCACGCCAGTACGCCGTGCGGGTGGGCTGTCTACGTTCCCTACACCAGGCGTGTGGACTACTTCATGAAGAACACGTAAGTCACCCGTGTATTTTGCCCAAGCCTAAAGTGATTAGTTAGTGACATGACCTAtaaaccatttgaactattcttcTATCAAAACGATGTGGAACTAGTCAGTTTTATGTCATTCTCCCCCATGGTGAGACACAAGAGGGAGGCAACCAAAACCGTCTCACCGTCTTCCTCCAATATAGCTGTTCCAGTTCACTCTGCAGGATTTTGCGAGAAAAGTACCGTATTGCTTCCAGAGATTCCAATTTAAATTCCCTCAAGCACCTCTGTTACATTTTCGTATGGGCTACACCGATCTAGTACAATCCTAGTACTGTATCTGAATTCGATTGATATCCATTGCCACACCTCGATAATGACCCCAAACGCTGGAGTAGTACTCGAGAATTGGTCGGAGATGCATGTTGTGTGCTACCTACTTTGCTGGTGCACTAGTTTCGTGAAACCTTTCTCACAAATCTAACTACTCCGTTCGCCTTCCTTAATACATGTTTTACGTGATCATCTCATTTCATATAGTTAGTATTAAACCTAAATGTTCAAAGGAAGTGATGAGCTCCAAATGTTCAACAGTAACCTCGTGACTGAATACAATCTGGCCATTCCGCTGTGCTATGAGCACTGCCTTGCATTTGCCCACGTTTAAATGGAGCTGACATTCTTTACACCAAATGGAAATCACAAGTCCTTCTGCATTTCCCTTTCAACGTCCATTAAtgatattttctgtaaataacagcACCCTCGACCAACTGGCTGATAATGGAGGTAATCCAATCTGAcaaactgtaatacattttcagTTGGCCGGATATGTGCTTGCGCCAACGACTGTGTCTAATCGGAGCCACATAGTACGTCTTTCACTTCAGTATGGAACTTCGGTGAGTGTAGGTGCGTACTGACGCAGTGGAAGTGTTCTGTCGTGTGCAGAGCGTTGCAGTTTTGCAGCGCGCAATGCCCGTGGAAGAAACCGTCATTTCAGACAAAGGGACAATGTTTAGGTGGATAAAACAAAAGCCTGAGACGGAATCTGTAATTAATGTGAAGGATAAGGGACCTGAAATGAAACGCTGGAAAGTATTCGACGAGTTCGTCCTTCTGTTCAACAAAGCACACAGCGATCTGTCCGTCGCCATTACAAATCCCTCGCACGTCTTTGCAGAGGATGGCGAAACAggatttaaaatttcatcattaTAAGCTGCAAGTGACCCGACAGCTACGACCGGCAGATAAAGTGTGTATTCGCATTTCCTCACAACATTACTCGACGGGATTGACTAGGATGACGCATTTCTGACAAATCACGTAACGTCTCATGAGACAAAATTTCATGTGAataggttcgtcaataaacaaCACTTCTGATAATAACTGGGCATAAACTCGCAGCTCTTTCATGGAAAGACCCAGGGCAGCCCAGAGGTCGTCGTCTGCTGAGCGACTGGAATGACTGAACCACGATTTTTCGAAAACAACACGGCTGGCCAGTGAGGGTCAGTTCCCAGCAGTAGCGACCGTCGTTAACAATTTCTCCGTTCTATAGATGCAGAGACATTGCCGTCTGAAAGCGATGTTCTTTCACAAAATGAGATTACAGCCCGTAATTCACTGTTACGAAATGCATTCGCAAATTGCAAATACGTTGGGACGCCAGTTGTTTATGAAAACCTGTGCCGGGCTGGAAGTCGGACCCGGATTACCAGTTTATCGCGAGCAGTCGGCTAAACACTTTCTTTCCATCATGTTAACTGAATATCCCGTCGGTTCCTGGtagaacattataataaatgaaaagctctAGTTTTCTTTTTCCTGCAGTATTACATTTATTGTGTTAGCAGGTTTTCGGATTGAAccatccccatagaaaaattatacatgactgtgcttaaactgacacacattacttttagcgcaacgcaatctgactttcaataatccctacaaaagaatggccctgactaacaataacctatacctttcatgaaatcacttacctcacaaaaatcttcgttactagaactactgcaatacggcgagcgccaatactgccagctaaataaaagattctaactactgaaggcactaactactgataggcatagttagcaaatgaaagattttgatagagaataaacaatttatttaccttaatagtgttcagaagttataatatatatatcagttcatgacatccagtcttacaaatttactgtctgtgatgaacacatgtccagatcatccgctctcaaaactccgccatctctctccctacatccaccactgctggcggctcacctccaactacacaacgctacacgctgttcacatccagctgcccaacactacaatagcaaacaacaatgcaaaccagctacatactgcacacaacacagccagtgattttcatacagagcgctatgtggcgttaccaataaaaaaaaaccctaaGCAGTCTACTTacaggcttacaaggccatcttcggaCATTTACTGATTATTGTCgcgaagaagttacaatgtttgtaaactgtattggaaaagaagttacacatctagactgaagtagacaTCTTTGAGGGTGTGGTGGCAATGcaatataaaaagtaaaaaattgagtagtaaataaatataaaggagtaaacaggaaaaactttaacacaaaactggAATAGCAAGCCTGCgtaacagtttatattaataactaaaatcgataaaataaaattagtgcttGACACGCCTACTTCATCAGGTGTAAAATATGGAGAGTGATacgcaaaccaattaaaagaaagaattatcaatgtaactatAGAATAGacgaggaacttaagcaatatcaataagataaacagaaattaataaatgcaggaatATGAGGAGTGTGGGGGAACATACACTAAATGCCATCTTTGTAAATGCGGTAAAACATTATTTGATGTAAGGTTACATAGGCACAACTTCGATTATAGTGTTAATGTTTATCTTGTTTGCCcatttatatttgtatattgttcaGCTTTTTACCACAGTACCACAAAAGATGTTATTTACTTCACGTAAAcagataaaatatttaaatgtatgaatACTTCCTGACAACTTTAGGGTTTCTATGAATAATGAGGTAATATTTTACGTTTCTCTTGTTCACAGGTGCGAGTGTCCGAAAGGCAAGACGTGCACCAGGACGGATGATGACCTCTCCGTGTCTGCTTACGTCTACAGGTGCAGAGACGCGTAGATCGCAGTATCAGCGGTCCCTGCAACGCCACTGCGCGGGCAGCCATACGATTCTGCTACTACCGATGCATAACTTGTTCCTATTGTCTACATCTCAGCAGCAGTTCGTCGTCCACATCAAGTCTTCATTTTCCTTCAAACCATTTTTTCAGCTTACATTCATCAACTCTTTACGTACGGAGATCAGTTCCTAAGTTCATGGAACGCTCAAGTGGTCCATTAGATGGGAGAAGTAAAAGTTAGTTTGAAGAAGATATTTGATCTTAAATTGATATATGTACGTTGGTTGGTCCTGAACGAAAGTAGTGCCTCATATTTTTTACTTCATCCTTGACACCATTTCCAGATATTTTTGCAAAATAACTTACTACAATAGCTTATTGTAGCAACATTTTTTCATACAGAAAACTCTCTTTATACgaaatttttttcctctttcttcaacCGTTCAGTTTCACATGTCCCCAAGTAAGAAACTGAATTTCAGTCAGTATGAACTTGTGTCCACTGACAACTGTGAGACACTGATCATGCCGCTGGCAGTAACAACATCGAAATCATAACACCTCTGTTGGCATGTTTTATTTACTCTTTTTGAACTGAGTGAAAGGCCAGTACCGTAAGGTCATAGCTTAGTATTGGCTGGATATGTGTATTTAGTTACTTGGGAAGGAAATAGTAGTCTCTTATTTGAAACAGAAACTTAAGATGAGGTACTATGTTTTGTTCAGACtgctcttcagtattcttctaatcAGTGCAGCTGAGCACAGAGTCACAGAAGACGAATGCACTGCACAACATTAATGTG is drawn from Schistocerca gregaria isolate iqSchGreg1 chromosome 3, iqSchGreg1.2, whole genome shotgun sequence and contains these coding sequences:
- the LOC126356328 gene encoding uncharacterized protein LOC126356328 yields the protein MESSGLQRSFLLAALLVTCLAVALDAAAVRTRRDVDESTNENHVKMCHASTPCGWAVYVPYTRRVDYFMKNTCECPKGKTCTRTDDDLSVSAYVYRCRDA